One part of the Ignisphaera cupida genome encodes these proteins:
- a CDS encoding 50S ribosomal protein L35ae, producing the protein MSNEVKVFGIVKGFRRGGGRQYNNQVLIQLFADSKAIGSLVGAKIRVVDGYGNVYRGKIVKIHSFRNCIAIARFNSNLPGQAIGSRVEVYK; encoded by the coding sequence TTGAGCAATGAAGTAAAGGTTTTTGGCATTGTCAAAGGGTTTAGAAGAGGTGGTGGAAGGCAATACAATAACCAAGTACTTATACAACTCTTTGCAGATTCGAAAGCAATAGGCTCTTTAGTAGGTGCAAAAATAAGAGTTGTCGATGGCTATGGCAACGTGTATAGAGGTAAGATAGTGAAGATACATAGCTTTAGAAACTGCATTGCAATAGCAAGATTCAACAGCAACCTACCTGGACAAGCCATAGGTTCCAGAGTTGAGGTTTATAAATAG
- a CDS encoding ATP-dependent DNA ligase: protein MEFSLVAQTLDILEKTSSKIQQAATLAALFKKTPAIDIDKVVYFILGILWPDWKGMPEIGIAEKGIQKAIAMATNTTESEVEKLYKSLGDFGAVVEKLKLGKQGKASGLMTFIKSAKEEKKRLDVETVYNTLVKIAMLQGEGSRDMKLRLLTALLMDADAKEAKYIVRFVEGRLRLGVGEATVMDGLATAFGVSRDLVERAYNIFPDLGAIAKTLAEKGGGELKNIKPTPGIPLRPMLAERGSDPVEILNKAGFPALAEFKYDGERAQIHKKGDKIWLFSRRLEEITHQYPDVVEMALKHIKASEAIVEGEIIAVDPETEEFKPFQELMHRKRKKDIHEAVKEIPVVVRLFDCLYVDGVDLTMKPLPERREYLRKIVEESDEFRIAEGAIVKDSKELEQLFLKAVDAGCEGLVVKSLGRDSVYQAGVRGWLWIKYKRDYKSELTDTVDLVVVGAFHGRGKRSGTYGALLLAAYDPDTDRFVTVCKVGTGFTDEELAQLPRKLEPYKLPNKHQRVDSDIEADVWFEPALVMEVTGAELTLSPVHTCCRGWVKPGVGISIRFPRFIRWREDKSPTEATTSKEIYEMYLRKLRKIERVEPKGEEA, encoded by the coding sequence ATGGAGTTTTCACTTGTTGCTCAAACACTAGATATATTGGAGAAAACATCTAGCAAGATTCAACAAGCTGCTACTCTAGCTGCGCTTTTCAAGAAAACTCCTGCAATTGATATAGACAAGGTTGTTTACTTTATTCTTGGTATTCTATGGCCTGATTGGAAGGGTATGCCAGAGATTGGTATTGCTGAAAAGGGTATTCAAAAAGCTATTGCCATGGCTACAAACACTACTGAAAGTGAGGTTGAGAAGCTTTACAAGTCTTTAGGAGACTTTGGAGCTGTTGTTGAAAAACTTAAACTGGGTAAGCAAGGCAAGGCATCTGGTCTAATGACCTTTATCAAGAGTGCTAAAGAGGAGAAGAAGAGGTTGGATGTTGAAACAGTTTACAATACTCTTGTTAAAATTGCTATGCTTCAGGGAGAGGGCAGCAGGGATATGAAGCTTAGACTATTAACAGCTTTGCTTATGGATGCTGATGCTAAGGAGGCTAAATACATTGTTAGATTTGTTGAGGGAAGGCTAAGACTTGGTGTTGGAGAAGCAACAGTTATGGATGGTCTTGCAACAGCTTTTGGCGTTTCTCGAGATCTTGTTGAAAGAGCATACAACATATTTCCTGATCTTGGCGCTATAGCTAAGACTCTTGCTGAAAAGGGTGGTGGAGAGCTGAAGAACATTAAACCAACACCTGGAATACCACTAAGACCAATGCTTGCCGAAAGGGGTAGTGACCCAGTTGAAATACTGAACAAAGCCGGTTTTCCAGCATTAGCGGAGTTTAAATATGATGGTGAAAGAGCTCAAATACATAAGAAGGGTGACAAGATTTGGTTGTTTTCTAGAAGACTAGAGGAAATAACTCATCAATATCCAGATGTAGTTGAAATGGCTTTGAAGCATATAAAGGCTTCTGAAGCCATTGTTGAGGGGGAGATAATAGCTGTAGATCCTGAAACAGAAGAGTTTAAACCATTTCAAGAGCTTATGCATAGAAAGAGGAAGAAGGATATTCACGAAGCTGTTAAGGAAATACCTGTAGTTGTTAGACTATTTGATTGTCTTTATGTCGATGGTGTTGATCTTACAATGAAGCCACTTCCAGAGAGAAGGGAGTATCTTAGGAAAATAGTTGAGGAAAGTGATGAGTTTAGAATTGCTGAAGGCGCTATTGTAAAGGATAGTAAAGAGCTTGAGCAGCTGTTTCTAAAAGCTGTTGATGCTGGTTGTGAAGGTCTTGTTGTCAAGTCTCTTGGTAGAGATTCTGTTTACCAAGCTGGTGTAAGGGGGTGGCTATGGATAAAGTATAAAAGAGATTATAAAAGCGAGTTGACAGATACTGTTGACTTGGTGGTTGTTGGAGCATTTCATGGAAGAGGAAAGAGAAGTGGAACATATGGAGCACTGTTACTAGCTGCATACGATCCTGATACAGATAGATTTGTTACTGTATGTAAAGTTGGCACAGGTTTTACTGATGAGGAGCTTGCCCAGCTGCCAAGAAAATTAGAGCCATATAAACTACCCAATAAACATCAAAGAGTTGATAGTGACATAGAAGCTGATGTATGGTTTGAACCAGCTTTAGTAATGGAGGTTACAGGTGCTGAGCTAACATTATCCCCAGTACACACATGTTGCAGAGGCTGGGTAAAACCAGGTGTTGGAATATCAATAAGATTTCCAAGATTCATAAGATGGAGAGAAGATAAATCACCAACAGAAGCTACAACAAGTAAGGAAATATATGAAATGTATTTGAGGAAACTTAGGAAAATAGAGAGAGTTGAGCCTAAGGGAGAGGAAGCATAG